In a genomic window of Mycobacteriales bacterium:
- the ruvX gene encoding Holliday junction resolvase RuvX encodes MTGQGHEQDAGPGVRLGVDVGTVRVGVAVSDPAGVLATPLVTLARDTGGERDLDELAALVAERTAVEVVVGLPRTLAGRSGSAALAAQDYAEKLRAKIEPVPVRLADERLTTVVASQTLSRQGVSTRKQKPRIDQAAAVLILQGWLDRARQVR; translated from the coding sequence GTGACGGGGCAAGGGCACGAGCAGGACGCCGGTCCGGGCGTCCGGCTCGGCGTCGATGTGGGCACGGTGCGGGTGGGGGTCGCAGTCAGCGACCCCGCCGGTGTGCTCGCCACCCCGCTCGTCACCCTGGCCCGTGACACCGGCGGAGAACGGGATCTCGACGAGCTGGCCGCGTTGGTCGCCGAGCGGACCGCGGTCGAGGTCGTCGTGGGGCTGCCGCGCACTCTCGCCGGCCGGTCCGGGTCGGCCGCTCTCGCGGCGCAGGACTACGCCGAGAAGCTGCGCGCCAAGATCGAGCCGGTGCCGGTCCGCCTCGCCGACGAACGCCTCACCACTGTGGTGGCCAGCCAGACCCTGTCCCGACAGGGCGTCTCGACCCGTAAGCAGAAGCCGCGCATCGACCAGGCCGCGGCGGTGCTCATCCTGCAGGGCTGGCTGGACCGGGCGAGGCAGGTCCGATGA
- the mltG gene encoding endolytic transglycosylase MltG — MSDLSILGSGDDGEPPRRRSRRRRRRVRGPLLSVLVIVVLALGAFYGGRLILHRVGSAPDYSGQAGALVYVQVDDGDTASDIGTTLVSSGVVKSSRAFRAAAEKDARSRAIQPGTYRLRKHMSGSAALALILDRASLVGRVTVPEGLNVKQTLALLAKRTKIPLAKLTAAADSPGTLGLPSYARGHLEGFLYPTTYDVPRTATPHDVLHMMVSTANRNLDPDTLAAPGLRLTPYQVVIVASLLEEEGITSDFGKIARVIDNRLAAGKPLQLDSTVNYALGRNDARVTHQQIQVDSPYNTYRHPGLPPTPICSPGMAAVDAALHPTPGPWLYFVKADRAGHSFFTDDDRAFERQKRKSQAEGVY; from the coding sequence ATGAGCGACCTGTCCATCCTCGGCAGCGGCGACGACGGTGAGCCGCCGCGGCGGAGGTCCCGCCGGCGCCGGCGCCGGGTCCGTGGCCCGCTGCTGTCCGTGCTGGTGATCGTGGTCCTGGCCCTGGGCGCGTTCTACGGCGGGCGGCTGATCCTGCACCGGGTCGGCTCGGCGCCGGACTACAGCGGCCAGGCCGGCGCCCTGGTCTATGTCCAGGTGGACGACGGCGACACGGCCAGCGACATCGGCACGACGTTGGTGAGTTCCGGTGTGGTCAAGAGTTCCCGGGCGTTCCGGGCGGCCGCGGAGAAGGACGCCCGGTCGCGGGCGATCCAGCCGGGCACCTACCGGCTCCGCAAGCACATGAGCGGTTCCGCCGCACTTGCGCTCATCCTCGACCGCGCGTCGCTCGTCGGCCGGGTGACCGTGCCGGAAGGTCTCAACGTCAAGCAGACCCTCGCCCTGTTGGCGAAACGCACCAAGATCCCGCTCGCGAAACTCACCGCCGCGGCCGACTCACCCGGCACGCTCGGGCTGCCGTCCTACGCCCGGGGACACCTGGAGGGCTTTCTCTACCCGACGACCTACGACGTCCCGAGGACCGCGACTCCGCACGACGTCCTGCACATGATGGTGTCGACGGCGAACCGCAACCTCGACCCGGACACGCTCGCGGCGCCGGGCCTGCGCCTCACGCCGTACCAGGTGGTCATCGTGGCGTCCCTGCTCGAGGAGGAGGGCATCACCTCCGACTTCGGCAAGATCGCCCGGGTGATCGACAACCGACTCGCCGCGGGCAAGCCGCTGCAGCTCGACTCGACCGTCAACTACGCGCTCGGCCGCAACGACGCGCGGGTCACCCACCAGCAGATCCAGGTCGACTCGCCGTACAACACCTATCGCCACCCGGGCCTGCCTCCCACACCGATCTGCAGCCCCGGGATGGCAGCGGTCGACGCGGCGTTGCACCCGACGCCCGGGCCGTGGCTGTATTTCGTCAAGGCGGACCGGGCCGGGCACTCCTTCTTCACCGACGACGATCGCGCGTTCGAGCGGCAGAAGCGGAAGTCACAGGCAGAAGGGGTCTACTGA